The following are encoded in a window of Nitrospirota bacterium genomic DNA:
- the ilvC gene encoding ketol-acid reductoisomerase, with the protein MTIYYDKDTRPEVLKGKKIVIMGYGSQGHAHANNLKDSGMDVTIGVRKGSSWDKAAAAGFKVMEPAEAAKIADIIMILLPDEFQADVYKAEIAPNMKKGVSLAFAHGFNIHFGQIVPPADANVFMAAPKGPGHLVRSEYTKGSGVPCLIAVHQDPSGTTKDVALAYASGVGGGRAGIIETNFREETETDLFGEQAVLCGGVSALIQAGFETLVEAGYAPEMAYFECLHEVKLIVDLIYEGGITNMRYSISNTAQYGDLTRGPRIITDETKKEMKKILSEIQDGKFAREWLLECRVNKPVFNALTRKGEEHPVEEVGARLRAMMPWLKKGKLVDKSKA; encoded by the coding sequence ATCACGATTTATTACGACAAGGACACCAGGCCGGAAGTTCTGAAAGGCAAGAAGATCGTCATAATGGGATACGGGAGCCAGGGCCACGCCCATGCGAATAACCTCAAGGACAGCGGCATGGATGTCACTATCGGTGTAAGGAAAGGCTCGAGCTGGGACAAGGCGGCGGCGGCGGGCTTCAAGGTCATGGAGCCTGCCGAGGCGGCGAAGATCGCGGACATTATCATGATCCTGCTCCCCGATGAGTTCCAGGCCGATGTCTATAAGGCGGAGATCGCGCCGAATATGAAGAAGGGCGTCTCTCTCGCCTTTGCCCACGGCTTCAACATCCACTTCGGCCAGATCGTGCCCCCGGCTGACGCCAATGTCTTCATGGCAGCGCCCAAGGGCCCGGGCCACCTCGTGAGGTCGGAATACACGAAGGGCAGCGGCGTTCCCTGCCTTATCGCCGTCCATCAGGACCCGTCGGGCACTACGAAGGACGTTGCGCTCGCCTATGCCTCTGGCGTCGGCGGCGGCAGGGCCGGCATCATCGAGACGAATTTCAGAGAAGAGACCGAGACCGACCTCTTCGGCGAGCAGGCGGTCCTCTGCGGCGGCGTCTCGGCGCTCATTCAGGCGGGGTTCGAGACCCTCGTCGAAGCGGGCTACGCCCCGGAGATGGCCTATTTCGAGTGCCTCCACGAAGTGAAGCTCATCGTCGATCTCATCTATGAGGGCGGCATTACCAACATGCGTTATTCCATCAGCAATACCGCGCAGTACGGCGACCTGACGAGGGGGCCGCGGATCATCACCGACGAGACCAAGAAGGAGATGAAGAAGATCCTTTCCGAGATACAGGACGGCAAGTTCGCCCGCGAATGGCTGCTCGAGTGCAGGGTGAACAAGCCGGTCTTCAATGCGCTCACCAGGAAGGGAGAAGAGCACCCGGTCGAAGAGGTCGGCGCCCGGCTCAGGGCGATGATGCCCTGGCTCAAGAAAGGCAAGCTCGTCGATAAGTCGAAAGCGTAA
- a CDS encoding DMT family transporter, whose amino-acid sequence MENAWVGLSLLAAFSLATSDAFAKKALAAHNEYLIAWLRLVVALPGLFAILLFIPIPPLDKEFFAASLIALPFEIAAMVLYIKALKVSPLSLTLPFLSLTPVFLIAVPYLLLGEEISVQGALGVLLIAAGGYVLNLKEFRKGVLEPFRAIKRERGSLYMILVALLFSITSTLGKSAIEHSSPLFFAAAYYTALVMLFTPIALYKGREEARGLLRNGTLKAALLPGLFHLSMIIAHMIAISLTKVAYMISVKRLSLLIGVLYGSLFFGEPNVRERLAGAVMMLAGFALIVLSR is encoded by the coding sequence ATGGAAAACGCATGGGTAGGGCTCTCCCTCCTGGCAGCCTTCTCTCTCGCCACGAGCGACGCTTTTGCCAAAAAGGCGCTCGCCGCGCATAATGAGTACCTCATCGCCTGGCTCCGGCTGGTAGTGGCGCTCCCCGGCCTCTTTGCGATCCTCTTGTTCATCCCCATCCCCCCGCTCGACAAAGAGTTCTTTGCCGCGTCGCTGATTGCGCTGCCCTTCGAGATCGCCGCCATGGTGCTCTACATCAAGGCGTTGAAGGTGTCGCCGCTCAGCCTTACGCTCCCTTTCCTCTCGCTCACGCCGGTCTTCCTCATCGCAGTACCCTATCTCCTGCTGGGGGAGGAGATTTCCGTACAGGGGGCGCTCGGCGTGCTGCTCATTGCGGCTGGCGGCTATGTGCTCAACCTGAAGGAGTTCAGGAAAGGGGTCCTGGAGCCCTTCCGTGCCATAAAGCGGGAGCGCGGGTCGCTGTACATGATCCTCGTGGCGCTCCTCTTCAGCATCACCTCGACCCTCGGCAAGAGCGCCATCGAGCATTCGTCGCCGCTCTTTTTTGCCGCAGCCTACTACACGGCGCTGGTCATGCTCTTTACGCCCATAGCGCTCTATAAAGGAAGAGAGGAGGCGAGGGGGCTGCTCCGCAACGGCACGCTCAAGGCCGCCCTGCTGCCCGGACTCTTTCACCTCTCCATGATCATCGCGCACATGATCGCGATCAGCCTCACCAAGGTCGCCTACATGATCTCGGTGAAGCGGCTGAGCCTGCTCATCGGCGTGCTCTACGGCTCGCTGTTCTTCGGAGAGCCGAACGTGCGGGAGCGGTTGGCGGGAGCGGTGATGATGCTGGCGGGCTTTGCATTAATTGTGCTGTCGCGATAA
- a CDS encoding phosphatidylserine decarboxylase family protein, whose protein sequence is MNAPIKFAPEGYPFIAGFGILTLLLYLVGGVWAALLPLLLTLFMLYFFRDPERNIPGGEDLFLSPADGRVILIQNVSGDACFADRSTEISIFMSPLNVHVNRAPCDGVVESVVHTPGKFISAFKPEASLQNENITMILKGTGSRVLVRQVAGAIARRAVCRVKPGDRLKKGERYGIIKFSSRLDIYLPENTEIKVKLGDRVTAGETILGAMGNDRG, encoded by the coding sequence ATGAACGCACCGATCAAATTCGCCCCAGAAGGGTATCCGTTCATCGCCGGGTTCGGCATTCTTACGTTACTTCTCTATCTCGTTGGAGGGGTCTGGGCTGCGCTCCTGCCGCTTCTCCTCACCCTTTTCATGCTCTACTTTTTCAGGGATCCCGAGAGGAACATCCCCGGGGGAGAAGACCTCTTCCTCTCTCCTGCGGACGGGAGGGTCATTCTCATACAGAATGTCAGCGGCGATGCCTGCTTTGCCGATCGCTCCACCGAGATCAGCATCTTCATGTCTCCCCTCAATGTCCATGTGAACAGGGCTCCCTGCGACGGCGTCGTGGAATCGGTGGTGCATACACCGGGGAAATTCATCTCGGCATTCAAGCCCGAGGCGTCCCTCCAGAACGAAAACATAACCATGATCCTGAAGGGGACCGGGAGCAGGGTCCTGGTGCGCCAGGTGGCGGGCGCCATAGCGCGCCGGGCGGTCTGCAGGGTGAAGCCGGGCGACCGGCTCAAAAAAGGAGAGCGGTACGGCATCATAAAGTTCAGCTCCCGCCTCGATATTTATCTTCCTGAAAACACGGAAATTAAAGTAAAATTAGGGGATAGGGTAACAGCGGGGGAGACGATCCTCGGCGCTATGGGGAACGACAGGGGGTAA
- a CDS encoding class I SAM-dependent methyltransferase, producing MDIPRIFNITESAHRIHNPLTPEKLATLGAALRLETGTRVLDLGSGSGEMLCTWARDYGVIGTGIDMSQLFTEQAKLRAEELGVAHHVKFIHGDAAGYVSDEKVGVAACVGATWIAGGVIGTIELLSQSLRIGGIILIGEPYWRQLPPTEDVAKGCLANSISDFLMLPELLASFGHLGYDVVEMVLADQDGWDRYEAAKWLTMRRWLEANPDDELAKDVRAKLTSEPERYAAYTREYLGWGVFALMPRYKID from the coding sequence ATGGACATTCCACGGATCTTCAACATCACCGAAAGTGCTCACCGCATCCATAACCCACTCACACCCGAAAAGCTCGCCACTCTCGGCGCAGCGCTGCGTCTGGAAACGGGGACCCGAGTGCTCGACCTCGGCAGCGGTTCGGGTGAGATGCTGTGCACCTGGGCACGCGATTACGGAGTCATCGGAACCGGCATTGACATGAGCCAGTTGTTCACCGAGCAAGCGAAACTCCGCGCTGAAGAACTCGGCGTTGCCCATCACGTCAAGTTCATCCATGGCGATGCTGCCGGCTACGTCTCTGACGAGAAGGTCGGTGTGGCAGCCTGTGTCGGCGCCACTTGGATTGCCGGGGGAGTCATCGGCACTATCGAGCTTCTGTCGCAGAGCCTCCGCATCGGAGGGATCATCCTCATCGGCGAACCCTACTGGCGGCAGTTACCGCCGACGGAAGATGTTGCCAAGGGGTGTCTTGCCAACTCAATCTCCGACTTTCTCATGCTTCCAGAACTTCTCGCGTCTTTCGGCCACCTCGGCTACGACGTAGTTGAGATGGTTCTGGCAGACCAAGACGGCTGGGACAGATACGAGGCGGCCAAATGGCTCACCATGCGCCGATGGCTAGAAGCCAATCCCGACGACGAGTTAGCCAAAGATGTCCGAGCCAAACTGACCTCGGAACCCGAGCGCTACGCCGCTTACACTCGTGAATACCTGGGCTGGGGTGTGTTCGCGCTGATGCCGAGGTACAAAATCGATTGA
- a CDS encoding histone deacetylase, whose translation MHATGFVYDPIFLRHETPPGHPERKDRLIAIVDALRAAPFWNDLVQLSPRKASYDDIALVHTPKYIESIRSSGSGYLDPDTYLSEESLDSALYAAGAVIEAVERCKTGEISRAFCAVRPPGHHAEANRAMGFCIFNNVAVGARYAQRRGYRKVFIIDFDVHHGNGTQHMFEEDDTVFYFSTHQFPHYPGTGRAADRGRGRGEGFTYNIPMEYGAGDKEYFSAYSEVLPDLMRNFGPDLVLVSAGYDIHASDPLSGIQVTTEGIRNIVYSILCCPIGLPVPHLFALEGGYNLRALAEGVTVTIEEMMK comes from the coding sequence GTGCACGCGACAGGGTTTGTGTACGATCCCATCTTTCTCAGGCACGAGACGCCGCCGGGCCATCCCGAGCGGAAGGACCGGCTGATCGCCATCGTCGATGCGCTCCGTGCCGCCCCCTTCTGGAATGACCTGGTGCAGCTCTCTCCCCGCAAGGCGTCGTACGATGATATCGCTCTCGTCCACACGCCGAAGTATATAGAGTCGATCCGGAGCTCCGGAAGCGGGTATCTCGATCCCGATACCTACCTGTCCGAAGAGAGCCTCGATTCTGCGCTCTATGCAGCGGGTGCGGTCATCGAAGCAGTCGAGCGCTGCAAGACGGGCGAGATCTCCCGCGCCTTCTGTGCAGTGCGGCCGCCCGGCCACCATGCCGAAGCGAACAGGGCGATGGGATTCTGCATCTTCAACAACGTCGCCGTCGGCGCGCGGTATGCGCAGAGGCGAGGGTACCGGAAGGTCTTCATCATCGACTTCGATGTCCACCACGGCAACGGGACCCAGCATATGTTCGAAGAGGACGACACGGTGTTCTACTTCAGCACCCACCAGTTCCCGCATTACCCCGGCACCGGACGCGCCGCTGACCGCGGAAGGGGCAGAGGAGAAGGGTTCACCTACAATATCCCCATGGAATACGGGGCGGGCGACAAAGAGTATTTCAGCGCCTACAGCGAAGTCCTCCCCGACCTCATGAGGAATTTCGGTCCCGACCTGGTGCTCGTATCCGCCGGATACGATATCCACGCGAGCGACCCGCTCTCCGGCATACAGGTCACCACCGAGGGCATCCGCAACATCGTCTACAGCATCCTCTGCTGTCCCATCGGCCTCCCGGTGCCGCACCTTTTCGCTCTCGAAGGAGGCTACAACCTGAGGGCGCTCGCCGAGGGGGTCACCGTTACCATCGAAGAAATGATGAAGTAG
- a CDS encoding nuclear transport factor 2 family protein, with amino-acid sequence MEKVNNAQEEMNMIPEPAVFAQEWINAWNSHDLDRILNHYS; translated from the coding sequence ATGGAAAAGGTGAATAATGCGCAGGAGGAGATGAACATGATTCCCGAGCCGGCGGTATTTGCACAAGAATGGATCAACGCATGGAACTCGCACGATCTTGACAGGATTCTCAACCACTACAGTTGA
- a CDS encoding PEP-CTERM sorting domain-containing protein, whose translation MRRTIVLLIAAVIIAALSAQAQATLITRGTDTLGNKLIYDTDLNITWYDYTNAPASWQNQMAWASGLTVTFNGTIYDDWRLPSTVDGLAVYGYDGTTTVGYNITSSEMGHLFYTELGNNGWLDTSGKIQNSMGLLNTGDFVHLTSSFYWSGTTYSAGTYDAWGFDTPVGAHGVGGKFYNFSALAVRPGDVAAVPEPGTVLLFGLGLVGLAARTMMSKRRRG comes from the coding sequence ATGAGACGGACAATTGTTTTACTTATTGCAGCAGTGATCATTGCCGCACTTTCGGCGCAGGCGCAGGCTACCTTGATTACCCGTGGAACGGATACTCTCGGTAATAAGCTGATCTACGACACCGATCTGAACATCACCTGGTATGACTATACGAATGCTCCTGCCTCATGGCAGAATCAGATGGCCTGGGCGTCCGGCCTGACAGTTACCTTCAACGGCACCATTTATGATGACTGGCGTCTGCCGTCGACAGTGGATGGCCTGGCTGTTTACGGTTATGACGGCACAACTACGGTGGGCTACAACATCACCAGCAGCGAGATGGGGCATCTGTTTTATACTGAGCTAGGGAATAATGGGTGGTTAGACACTTCAGGCAAAATTCAAAATAGCATGGGCTTACTCAATACCGGAGACTTTGTGCACTTGACCTCTTCCTTCTACTGGTCTGGTACGACGTATTCAGCCGGTACGTATGACGCGTGGGGTTTCGATACCCCCGTGGGCGCTCATGGAGTGGGCGGTAAGTTCTACAACTTCTCCGCGCTTGCCGTGCGTCCCGGAGATGTTGCGGCGGTGCCTGAGCCGGGCACAGTGCTTCTGTTTGGCTTAGGGCTGGTGGGGTTGGCAGCGAGGACAATGATGTCAAAGCGGCGACGCGGGTAA
- a CDS encoding type II toxin-antitoxin system VapC family toxin — MSGLDTNVLVRYLVRDDEKQAQKASACIAKIISAGKSCFLSHIVLCELVWVLESAYGYDKKEIAGVLEKILATKQFEIEMKDLVHQAVHDYTTGAGDLADYLIGRNNHSEGCDTTYTFDRALKGSSLFSLL; from the coding sequence ATGAGCGGTCTTGATACAAATGTACTGGTTCGCTATCTTGTCAGGGATGATGAAAAGCAGGCACAAAAAGCGTCTGCCTGCATCGCGAAAATCATTTCAGCAGGCAAGAGCTGCTTTCTGAGCCATATAGTCCTTTGCGAGCTGGTATGGGTGTTGGAATCTGCGTATGGGTACGACAAGAAGGAAATAGCCGGCGTACTCGAAAAAATACTCGCCACAAAACAGTTCGAAATCGAAATGAAAGATCTCGTTCATCAGGCGGTTCATGATTACACGACCGGCGCTGGGGATCTAGCCGATTACCTCATTGGCCGGAATAATCATAGCGAGGGGTGTGACACTACCTATACGTTCGACCGCGCTTTAAAAGGCAGTTCTCTTTTTTCATTGCTGTAA
- the trxB gene encoding thioredoxin-disulfide reductase, producing the protein MKKQPSLIPEETRSVLRDTFKHMHDKVLVEVYTGEQKTQFTEATVELVKAIAELTDKVEAKFYTVNSEQAKQRGITRSPALVIAPDRFKIRYIGAPVGEEGRTLIMMLLLASTRGTLLSDEALKRLFELKEPRHIQIFVSPTCPYCPQQALNAVSAAIALPGLITAEIIEMYENRDYMEKYHIVTVPFTVINDVPIGTGVRTPEVFIEEVIGLASAEIMSAAFAGETVELDLVIVGGGPGGLSAGIYAGRSGLKTAVLEKATVGGQVLITPVVENYPGFSQIAGKTLVDIMYQQALQYTYVFEGEPVLEAKKTDEVFELKTNRKTYRAKAIILVTGAEHKKLDVPGERTLYGRGVSYCATCDGYFFKDGRRVIVVGGGNSAATDALYLNSIGAQVIMVHRRESLRAEQFLRKSLEDRKIPILWNTVVEEIAGKEQVERVRLRNVKDNSIKELPVEGVFIAIGYEPNNELAKMLGLALDDEGYVKVDGRQRTSMRMVYAAGDVTGGIKQIATAVGQGSIAALTAFEDLSSPYWKERPEKEAWWASEPSR; encoded by the coding sequence GTGAAGAAGCAGCCGTCGCTGATACCCGAAGAGACCCGCAGTGTGCTGCGGGACACCTTCAAGCATATGCATGACAAGGTCCTCGTCGAAGTGTATACCGGCGAGCAGAAGACGCAGTTCACCGAAGCGACCGTGGAGCTCGTCAAAGCGATCGCCGAGCTCACCGACAAGGTCGAGGCGAAGTTTTACACGGTGAACAGCGAGCAGGCGAAGCAGCGGGGTATCACGCGGTCCCCTGCTCTCGTGATCGCCCCGGACAGATTCAAAATACGCTATATCGGCGCACCGGTCGGCGAGGAGGGGCGCACCCTCATCATGATGCTCCTGCTCGCCTCGACCAGGGGGACGCTCCTCTCCGATGAGGCCCTGAAACGGCTTTTCGAGCTGAAGGAGCCGCGCCATATCCAGATCTTCGTCTCTCCCACCTGCCCCTACTGCCCGCAGCAGGCGCTCAACGCCGTATCCGCTGCCATTGCGCTGCCCGGGCTCATCACCGCGGAGATCATCGAAATGTACGAGAACAGGGATTATATGGAAAAGTACCATATCGTCACCGTCCCTTTCACCGTGATAAATGATGTCCCCATAGGGACCGGCGTCAGGACCCCCGAGGTCTTCATAGAGGAGGTGATCGGCCTCGCGTCGGCCGAGATCATGTCGGCGGCTTTTGCGGGCGAGACGGTCGAGCTCGACCTCGTCATCGTGGGCGGCGGCCCGGGAGGCCTCTCCGCAGGCATCTACGCAGGCCGGAGCGGGCTCAAGACCGCCGTGCTCGAGAAGGCGACCGTCGGCGGACAGGTGCTGATAACCCCGGTGGTCGAGAATTATCCCGGCTTCAGCCAGATCGCCGGGAAGACGCTCGTCGATATCATGTACCAGCAGGCGCTCCAGTACACCTATGTTTTCGAGGGAGAGCCGGTGCTCGAGGCGAAAAAGACAGACGAAGTGTTCGAGTTGAAGACGAACCGGAAGACCTACCGCGCGAAGGCGATCATCCTCGTCACCGGGGCGGAGCATAAGAAGCTCGACGTTCCCGGCGAGCGGACGCTTTACGGCAGGGGCGTAAGCTATTGCGCTACCTGCGACGGCTACTTCTTCAAGGACGGCAGGCGGGTGATAGTCGTCGGCGGCGGCAATTCCGCGGCAACGGACGCCCTCTATCTCAACAGCATCGGGGCGCAGGTCATCATGGTGCACCGGAGAGAGTCGCTGCGGGCTGAGCAGTTTCTCCGGAAGAGCCTCGAAGACCGGAAGATCCCGATCCTCTGGAACACGGTCGTGGAAGAGATCGCCGGCAAGGAGCAGGTCGAGCGGGTGAGGCTCCGCAATGTGAAAGATAACTCGATCAAGGAGCTGCCGGTCGAGGGAGTATTCATCGCGATCGGGTACGAGCCGAACAACGAGCTGGCGAAGATGCTCGGGCTCGCCCTCGATGACGAGGGATACGTCAAGGTCGACGGCAGGCAGCGGACATCGATGCGCATGGTCTACGCTGCCGGCGATGTGACCGGCGGCATCAAGCAGATCGCTACCGCTGTCGGACAGGGTTCCATAGCCGCCCTTACCGCGTTCGAAGACCTCTCGAGCCCGTACTGGAAAGAGCGTCCGGAGAAAGAGGCATGGTGGGCGAGCGAACCGTCGAGATGA
- the pssA gene encoding CDP-diacylglycerol--serine O-phosphatidyltransferase yields MTFEQRHEGERKPKKGVYLLPNTLTLCGMFAGFFGIMAAINGNFLHAAWAIIIANIFDGLDGWIARLTNTGTRFGIELDSLSDVIAFGVAPSIMMYKWALFPFGRLGWAAAFLFVACGALRLARFNVQTGTSGSKAFKGIPIPGAATVLASIVIFYYEFWEGIPEKHVFFPVIVILLSLLMVSTLKFHGLKEVDFREKKPFWALIIFVLILFVLLIHPSTAIFIFAMIYLAWGIIENIYLLIKKRKMKLAEQQGAPPHPMRRAEDKEKKE; encoded by the coding sequence ATGACCTTTGAACAGCGGCACGAGGGAGAGAGAAAGCCGAAGAAGGGCGTCTACCTGCTGCCGAATACCTTGACGCTCTGCGGCATGTTCGCAGGCTTTTTCGGGATCATGGCGGCGATCAACGGCAATTTCCTTCACGCGGCGTGGGCGATCATCATCGCCAATATCTTCGACGGTCTCGACGGCTGGATCGCCCGGCTCACCAATACCGGCACCCGCTTCGGCATCGAGCTCGACTCTCTTTCGGATGTCATCGCCTTCGGTGTCGCGCCTTCGATCATGATGTATAAATGGGCGCTCTTCCCCTTCGGGAGGCTCGGGTGGGCTGCGGCGTTCCTCTTTGTCGCCTGCGGCGCGCTCCGGCTCGCGCGCTTCAATGTCCAGACCGGGACCTCGGGCTCGAAGGCCTTCAAGGGCATCCCCATTCCCGGCGCCGCAACGGTCCTGGCGTCGATCGTTATCTTTTACTATGAGTTCTGGGAGGGAATTCCCGAGAAGCATGTCTTCTTCCCGGTGATCGTCATCCTCCTGTCGCTGCTCATGGTCAGCACGCTCAAGTTCCACGGCCTCAAGGAGGTCGATTTCAGGGAGAAGAAGCCCTTCTGGGCCCTCATCATCTTTGTGCTCATCCTCTTCGTGCTCCTCATTCACCCGTCGACGGCGATCTTCATCTTTGCAATGATCTACCTTGCTTGGGGTATAATTGAGAACATTTATCTTCTCATCAAGAAGAGGAAAATGAAGCTGGCGGAACAGCAGGGCGCGCCTCCCCACCCCATGAGGAGAGCAGAAGACAAGGAGAAGAAGGAATGA
- a CDS encoding nuclear transport factor 2 family protein, producing MIKVALGLDSGTIKGKDHVRTYWQAALRKVPDLTFTLVDVTRSVESLALYYKSVMGKMAIETMFFDPQGKVCRVIAHYS from the coding sequence ATGATTAAAGTGGCCCTTGGCCTCGACTCTGGGACGATAAAAGGGAAGGACCATGTCCGGACGTACTGGCAGGCCGCCCTCCGGAAGGTGCCGGACCTCACGTTCACCCTGGTCGATGTGACCCGCAGTGTAGAATCTCTTGCGCTCTACTATAAATCCGTCATGGGGAAGATGGCGATCGAGACGATGTTCTTCGATCCGCAGGGTAAAGTATGCAGGGTGATTGCCCACTACAGCTGA
- a CDS encoding type II toxin-antitoxin system PrlF family antitoxin encodes MPVSLITSKGQTTIPKRIREHLHLNPGDKINFVIQNDGKVVLQPATVDIKELEGILHRPGMKPVSTEQMQAAIKKRFKGAGTR; translated from the coding sequence ATGCCTGTCTCCCTGATTACCTCGAAAGGGCAAACCACTATCCCCAAAAGGATAAGGGAACACCTGCATCTCAATCCCGGCGATAAGATCAATTTTGTTATACAAAACGACGGCAAGGTCGTGCTGCAGCCGGCTACCGTTGATATCAAAGAGCTCGAAGGAATCCTGCACCGGCCTGGAATGAAGCCCGTCTCTACCGAGCAGATGCAGGCAGCAATCAAAAAACGTTTTAAAGGCGCCGGCACGCGATGA
- a CDS encoding N-acetyltransferase family protein: protein MDYTISPITSEDRTAIIDIFNYYVEHSFAAYPQNKLPYEAFDHFMKMCEGYPAAAVRDPQQKVVGFGLLRAHNPIDTFSETAEITYFMDPAHTGKGIGGSLLSYLEAEGRKKGIRIILAHISSLNPGSILFHRKNGFVECGRFKGVGRKNGQAFDTIWMQKML from the coding sequence ATGGACTATACTATTTCTCCGATTACCAGCGAAGACCGGACAGCAATTATCGATATTTTCAATTACTACGTTGAGCACTCCTTTGCGGCATATCCGCAGAACAAGCTGCCCTATGAGGCATTCGACCACTTCATGAAGATGTGCGAGGGATATCCTGCTGCAGCGGTAAGAGACCCTCAGCAGAAGGTAGTCGGCTTCGGCCTGCTCCGCGCGCATAATCCCATAGATACCTTTTCAGAAACAGCGGAGATTACGTATTTTATGGACCCAGCGCATACGGGAAAAGGCATCGGAGGCTCCCTGCTCAGCTACCTCGAAGCCGAGGGAAGGAAAAAGGGCATACGTATTATCCTGGCCCACATATCCTCCCTGAACCCCGGGAGCATCCTGTTCCATAGGAAGAACGGCTTTGTCGAATGCGGCCGGTTCAAGGGCGTGGGCAGGAAGAACGGGCAGGCATTCGATACCATATGGATGCAGAAGATGCTGTAG
- a CDS encoding 2-isopropylmalate synthase has protein sequence MRTIRIFDTTLRDGEQSPGASMNVDEKLQVAKQLVKLGVDCIEAGFPIASPGDFEAVRRIANEVPGATIVGLARAKEADIKSAYEAIKDAPQRRIHTFHSTSDIHLKYQFRVSREEALKRSVEMVTLARSLAEDVEFSPMDATRTEIPYLIEVVQAVIEAGASTVNIPDTVGYTTPGEFGALIRAIKDKIGDSAVISVHCHNDLGLAVANSLAAILNGAGQVECTVNGIGERAGNCSMEEVVMNLRTRRDFYDAETAINTKEIIRTSRLITRITGIPVQPNKAIVGANAFAHESGIHQDGLLKEKMTYEIIRPEDIGLHRTELVLGKHSGRHAFKTRLQELGYELSSDEIETAFQKFKHLADQKKDIFDEDLEAIISEEVSKIPETYSLVDLSVSSGTNVKPTAALRLKMNGTVVDRMEHGDGPVDAVYKAISAITQTKSNLLKFEIKSITGGTDALGEVFATLEEDGRTVRGHGADTDIIVAAAKAYINALNKLAARKQQ, from the coding sequence ATGAGGACCATCAGGATATTCGACACCACGCTCCGCGACGGCGAGCAGTCTCCCGGCGCGTCAATGAATGTTGATGAGAAACTGCAGGTCGCGAAGCAGCTCGTCAAACTGGGGGTCGATTGCATCGAAGCGGGATTCCCGATCGCGTCGCCCGGAGACTTCGAGGCGGTAAGGCGCATTGCGAACGAAGTGCCCGGCGCCACCATCGTCGGCCTCGCCCGGGCCAAGGAGGCGGATATCAAGAGCGCCTACGAGGCGATCAAGGATGCGCCGCAGCGGCGGATACACACCTTCCATTCCACCTCCGACATCCACCTGAAGTACCAGTTCAGGGTGAGCCGCGAGGAGGCGCTCAAGCGGTCCGTAGAGATGGTCACGCTCGCGCGGAGCCTTGCGGAGGATGTAGAGTTCTCGCCCATGGACGCGACGAGGACCGAAATCCCCTACCTCATCGAGGTTGTCCAGGCGGTCATAGAAGCCGGGGCTTCGACCGTCAATATCCCGGACACCGTCGGGTATACGACGCCTGGCGAGTTCGGCGCGCTCATCAGGGCGATCAAGGACAAGATCGGCGACAGCGCCGTGATCTCGGTGCATTGCCATAACGACCTCGGCCTGGCGGTCGCCAACTCCCTCGCCGCGATCCTCAACGGCGCGGGACAGGTGGAGTGCACGGTCAACGGCATCGGCGAGCGGGCAGGCAACTGCTCCATGGAAGAGGTCGTCATGAACCTCAGGACGCGGCGGGACTTCTACGATGCGGAGACCGCCATCAACACGAAAGAGATCATCCGCACCAGCAGGCTCATCACGAGGATCACCGGCATCCCTGTCCAGCCCAACAAGGCAATCGTCGGCGCCAACGCCTTCGCCCACGAGTCGGGCATTCACCAGGACGGCCTGCTGAAAGAAAAGATGACCTACGAGATCATCCGGCCCGAGGATATCGGGCTGCACCGCACCGAGCTGGTCCTCGGAAAGCATTCGGGCCGCCACGCCTTCAAGACACGGCTCCAGGAGCTGGGGTACGAGCTGAGCAGCGACGAGATCGAGACGGCCTTCCAGAAGTTCAAGCACCTCGCCGACCAGAAGAAAGATATCTTCGACGAGGACCTCGAGGCGATCATCTCCGAAGAGGTCTCGAAGATCCCCGAGACCTACAGTCTCGTCGACCTCTCGGTCTCGAGCGGAACGAACGTGAAGCCTACGGCAGCCCTCCGCCTGAAGATGAACGGCACGGTCGTCGACAGGATGGAGCACGGCGACGGCCCGGTGGATGCGGTCTACAAGGCCATCTCGGCCATTACGCAGACAAAGAGCAATCTCCTCAAGTTCGAGATAAAGAGCATCACCGGCGGTACGGACGCCCTCGGCGAGGTCTTTGCAACACTCGAGGAAGACGGCAGGACCGTCCGCGGCCACGGCGCGGACACGGACATCATCGTCGCCGCTGCAAAGGCGTACATCAACGCCCTCAACAAGCTGGCAGCACGGAAGCAGCAGTAG